From a single Solanum dulcamara chromosome 4, daSolDulc1.2, whole genome shotgun sequence genomic region:
- the LOC129886200 gene encoding GDSL esterase/lipase At5g03980-like isoform X2: MAMALHFLIIIIAMSLLVLQADSQELLLKLEKPRLQKCGIDKIYQFGDSLSDTGNCLKESYCGAQTKTGRLPYGMNFYQNATGRCSDGMLMIDFIDFSHGANFAVSGATALSVESLEENNIAMSFTNSTLSVQLDWMSYHFKSICSPDCSKYLEKSLFILGEIGGDDSYYGLKQSKTIDELRRMTPEIVHTIINSVRTIIDFGATRIIVPGNFPAGCFPIILSFYMTNPSTAYDEYHCVKEWNNVLISYNNHLQQAIHELKREYPNISIIYGDYYNAYLWLQQNAVALGFEKNTLQKACCGLGGNYNYKEGMKCGDPRVPVCADPSTYISWDGGHLTQKAYNWITQWLINDIVPQLNCHV, translated from the exons ATGGCAATGGCGCTTCAtttcttaataataataatagcaatgaGTTTGTTGGTTCTTCAAGCTGATTCACAAGAACTATTACTAAAGCTTGAAAAACCAAGACTGCAGAAATGCGGAATAGATAAGATTTATCAGTTTGGTGATTCACTTTCGGATACTGGAAATTGTCTGAAAGAGAGCTATTGTGGAGCTCAAACTAAAACCGGAAGACTTCCATATGGAATGAATTTTTATCAGAACGCAACGGGACGTTGTTCTGATGGCATGCTCATGATtgatttcatag ATTTTAGTCATGGTGCAAATTTCGCAGTATCAGGGGCTACTGCTTTATCAGTGGAATCCCTAGAAGAGAATAACATTGCTATGTCCTTCACAAATAGTACATTAAGTGTGCAACTTGATTGGATGTCTTATCATTTCAAATCCATTTGTTCCCCTG ATTGCTCAAAATATTTGGAAAAGTCACTTTTCATACTTGGAGAAATAGGAGGAGATGACAGCTATTATGGCTTAAAGCAAAGTAAAACCATAGACGAGTTGCGAAGAATGACGCCAGAAATTGTTCACACCATCATTAATAGTGTTAGA aCAATCATTGATTTTGGGGCTACCCGTATTATAGTTCCAGGCAATTTTCCAGCAGGTTGTTTCCCAATTATACTATCGTTCTACATGACCAATCCCTCAACTGCCTACGATGAGTACCATTGCGTGAAAGAATGGAACAATGTTTTAATTTCTTACAACAATCATTTGCAACAAGCAATTCATGAGTTGAAGAGAGAATATCCAAACATTTCAATCATTTATGGTGATTACTACAACGCTTATCTCTGGCTTCAACAAAATGCCGTCGCTCTTG GATTCGAGAAAAATACTCTACAGAAGGCATGTTGTGGATTAGGAGGAAACTATAATTATAAAGAAggtatgaagtgcggggatccGAGAGTTCCAGTGTGTGCAGATCCAAGTACTTACATAAGTTGGGATGGAGGTCATTTGACACAAAAAGCATATAACTGGATAACACAATGGTTAATCAATGATATAGTACCCCAATTAAATTGTCATGTTTAA
- the LOC129886200 gene encoding acetylajmalan esterase-like isoform X1, giving the protein MAMALHFLIIIIAMSLLVLQADSQELLLKLEKPRLQKCGIDKIYQFGDSLSDTGNCLKESYCGAQTKTGRLPYGMNFYQNATGRCSDGMLMIDFIAMECGLPLLNPWEDENADFSHGANFAVSGATALSVESLEENNIAMSFTNSTLSVQLDWMSYHFKSICSPDCSKYLEKSLFILGEIGGDDSYYGLKQSKTIDELRRMTPEIVHTIINSVRTIIDFGATRIIVPGNFPAGCFPIILSFYMTNPSTAYDEYHCVKEWNNVLISYNNHLQQAIHELKREYPNISIIYGDYYNAYLWLQQNAVALGFEKNTLQKACCGLGGNYNYKEGMKCGDPRVPVCADPSTYISWDGGHLTQKAYNWITQWLINDIVPQLNCHV; this is encoded by the exons ATGGCAATGGCGCTTCAtttcttaataataataatagcaatgaGTTTGTTGGTTCTTCAAGCTGATTCACAAGAACTATTACTAAAGCTTGAAAAACCAAGACTGCAGAAATGCGGAATAGATAAGATTTATCAGTTTGGTGATTCACTTTCGGATACTGGAAATTGTCTGAAAGAGAGCTATTGTGGAGCTCAAACTAAAACCGGAAGACTTCCATATGGAATGAATTTTTATCAGAACGCAACGGGACGTTGTTCTGATGGCATGCTCATGATtgatttcatag CGATGGAATGTGGTCTTCCTCTCCTAAATCCGTGGGAGGATGAAAATGCAGATTTTAGTCATGGTGCAAATTTCGCAGTATCAGGGGCTACTGCTTTATCAGTGGAATCCCTAGAAGAGAATAACATTGCTATGTCCTTCACAAATAGTACATTAAGTGTGCAACTTGATTGGATGTCTTATCATTTCAAATCCATTTGTTCCCCTG ATTGCTCAAAATATTTGGAAAAGTCACTTTTCATACTTGGAGAAATAGGAGGAGATGACAGCTATTATGGCTTAAAGCAAAGTAAAACCATAGACGAGTTGCGAAGAATGACGCCAGAAATTGTTCACACCATCATTAATAGTGTTAGA aCAATCATTGATTTTGGGGCTACCCGTATTATAGTTCCAGGCAATTTTCCAGCAGGTTGTTTCCCAATTATACTATCGTTCTACATGACCAATCCCTCAACTGCCTACGATGAGTACCATTGCGTGAAAGAATGGAACAATGTTTTAATTTCTTACAACAATCATTTGCAACAAGCAATTCATGAGTTGAAGAGAGAATATCCAAACATTTCAATCATTTATGGTGATTACTACAACGCTTATCTCTGGCTTCAACAAAATGCCGTCGCTCTTG GATTCGAGAAAAATACTCTACAGAAGGCATGTTGTGGATTAGGAGGAAACTATAATTATAAAGAAggtatgaagtgcggggatccGAGAGTTCCAGTGTGTGCAGATCCAAGTACTTACATAAGTTGGGATGGAGGTCATTTGACACAAAAAGCATATAACTGGATAACACAATGGTTAATCAATGATATAGTACCCCAATTAAATTGTCATGTTTAA